A single region of the Marinobacter salinisoli genome encodes:
- a CDS encoding parallel beta-helix domain-containing protein has product MSTGSNPLFRRSILGTAICAVMLTGCGGSDSNSGVSFPEGAIMLPAENLTQAAKEAFITAESGDVIVFPEGRFQINDTLLFDGDTDGDGTSIKGITIMGYGKEKTILDFAESDGGDGIFVQNGVDIEIRDIGVYEAPNNAIKLKDTSGIIIDDVATVWEGELNSGNGAYGLYPVECDNILIEDSYVRGSADAGVYVGQSHDIVVRRNIAEENVAGIEIENSMNADVYDNIATGNTGGILVFDLPIGGERYGSNVRVFDNLVEGNNTDNFANTSDSAAGVHIVPPGTGVIVLSTPDVEIYNNIISDHDTLSVAISSFLLADENLLTDSSYDPIIASGWQPVPRNINVHDNNISISGTNPRGKLITDIIAGYLLDPSKGKMPTILYDGLGELLANASAAPTILGAPFDPQVDAICATANGDVSYGQVYGTIPDGTTIDQSTGTPIPKLFLEEPQSQLLVCETAPSRLQASQATIGGKSYGCGSNETGDASAASCAL; this is encoded by the coding sequence ATGTCCACAGGCTCTAACCCCCTCTTTCGCCGCTCAATCCTAGGCACCGCCATCTGCGCGGTCATGCTCACAGGTTGTGGTGGCAGTGACTCTAATTCCGGTGTGTCCTTCCCGGAAGGCGCGATCATGCTGCCGGCTGAAAATCTGACCCAGGCCGCGAAGGAAGCATTTATTACCGCCGAATCCGGTGATGTGATTGTATTCCCCGAAGGCCGTTTTCAGATTAACGACACTCTACTCTTTGATGGTGACACCGACGGTGATGGCACCTCCATCAAGGGCATCACTATCATGGGTTACGGTAAGGAAAAAACCATACTCGACTTCGCCGAGTCCGATGGTGGCGACGGCATATTTGTCCAAAATGGTGTGGACATCGAAATCCGGGATATTGGGGTCTATGAAGCACCCAATAACGCCATTAAGTTAAAAGATACCAGTGGCATCATCATTGATGATGTCGCGACCGTCTGGGAAGGCGAGCTGAACTCCGGCAATGGTGCTTACGGCCTCTACCCGGTCGAATGCGACAATATTCTGATCGAGGACTCCTATGTCCGCGGCTCTGCAGATGCCGGAGTCTACGTTGGTCAGTCGCACGACATTGTAGTGCGCCGCAATATTGCCGAGGAGAATGTTGCCGGGATTGAAATTGAAAACTCCATGAATGCCGATGTCTACGACAACATAGCCACGGGCAACACCGGCGGTATTCTCGTTTTCGATCTTCCAATTGGTGGGGAGAGATACGGATCAAACGTCCGGGTTTTCGACAACTTGGTAGAGGGTAACAATACTGACAACTTCGCAAACACCAGCGATTCCGCGGCCGGCGTCCACATTGTCCCGCCAGGTACCGGCGTTATCGTACTTTCCACTCCGGATGTCGAGATCTACAACAACATTATTTCAGACCACGACACATTGTCAGTCGCCATCTCCAGCTTCCTGCTTGCGGACGAAAATCTGCTGACTGACTCGAGCTACGATCCGATCATTGCTAGCGGCTGGCAACCGGTACCTCGCAATATCAATGTCCATGACAATAACATCAGCATCTCAGGCACGAATCCCCGTGGGAAGCTGATAACGGATATTATTGCCGGCTACTTACTCGACCCCTCCAAAGGCAAGATGCCAACCATTCTTTATGATGGGCTTGGGGAACTGCTTGCCAACGCAAGCGCTGCACCAACAATCTTAGGGGCACCCTTCGACCCACAAGTTGACGCCATTTGCGCAACGGCCAACGGAGACGTTAGCTACGGACAAGTGTATGGGACCATTCCTGACGGCACTACCATCGATCAAAGTACTGGCACTCCCATTCCCAAATTGTTTCTCGAAGAGCCCCAAAGTCAGCTTTTGGTTTGTGAAACTGCACCATCACGCCTCCAAGCATCCCAAGCAACAATCGGTGGGAAATCCTACGGTTGTGGAAGTAATGAAACTGGCGACGCCAGCGCTGCGTCCTGCGCACTCTAA
- a CDS encoding helix-turn-helix transcriptional regulator has protein sequence MLLLTGFGLGCLTCLFFIIARDFSHLRVGQVFLLLLCAATAYLVAPLVPEGWRWIAAVLQTAAPALIWALCQLIFAARPRFRSIWGFMALYSFLAPALARPLLSDGDASPVAMFFGFRLGQWFEYVVVLHGLYYIVRYWREDLVESRRRARLVFLVIVCGAVGIATISLNFGLLNDYSRGIIVSLASMISLICMVSGREGILELTQEKPSKETEPVTTSSDSLSKGLHQQTPEPVYDQDLEALNSLMQSGYFTTEKLTLKQLARSLEIPEYRVRKLINQTLGYRNFNDYINHLRIEEAAKRLVREPETPILNISLDVGYRTLSSFNRAFRDIMDTTPTKFREHESTEITEQIL, from the coding sequence TTGCTGCTGCTCACAGGGTTTGGTCTGGGCTGCCTGACCTGCCTGTTTTTCATTATTGCACGCGATTTCAGCCACTTGCGTGTCGGCCAGGTGTTTCTGCTGCTGCTGTGCGCGGCCACCGCGTATCTGGTTGCACCACTGGTCCCCGAGGGCTGGCGCTGGATTGCCGCAGTCCTTCAGACGGCAGCGCCGGCACTCATCTGGGCACTGTGCCAGCTGATCTTCGCTGCGCGCCCCAGATTCCGCTCCATCTGGGGATTCATGGCCCTGTACAGTTTCCTCGCGCCGGCCCTGGCCCGGCCCTTGCTCAGCGACGGCGACGCGTCGCCAGTGGCGATGTTCTTCGGTTTCAGGCTCGGCCAGTGGTTCGAATATGTCGTCGTTTTGCACGGGCTTTACTACATCGTCCGTTACTGGCGGGAAGATCTCGTGGAGTCACGACGCAGGGCCCGACTGGTGTTTCTCGTCATCGTGTGCGGAGCGGTAGGCATTGCGACGATTTCGCTTAATTTCGGTCTTTTGAATGATTACAGTCGCGGGATCATCGTGAGCCTGGCCTCAATGATATCCCTGATTTGCATGGTAAGCGGTCGGGAAGGAATTCTCGAACTGACTCAGGAAAAGCCGTCGAAGGAAACAGAACCGGTAACTACCTCAAGTGATTCCTTAAGCAAAGGCCTGCATCAACAGACACCTGAACCGGTATACGATCAGGATCTGGAAGCGCTGAACTCCCTGATGCAAAGTGGCTATTTCACGACCGAAAAGCTGACCCTCAAACAGCTGGCCAGGTCTCTAGAGATCCCTGAATACCGAGTTCGAAAACTGATTAATCAAACCTTGGGATACCGGAACTTTAACGACTACATCAATCATCTGAGAATCGAAGAAGCCGCCAAGCGGTTAGTTCGCGAGCCCGAAACCCCTATTCTCAATATTTCACTTGACGTCGGATATCGAACACTCAGCTCATTTAACCGGGCGTTCCGAGACATCATGGATACCACGCCAACAAAGTTCCGTGAACACGAATCGACTGAAATAACCGAGCAAATTCTTTAA